The Primulina huaijiensis isolate GDHJ02 chromosome 9, ASM1229523v2, whole genome shotgun sequence genomic interval CATATATGTACACACTAGAAGAAATTTCGGGGTGCAAAGGCGTCCCGCTACGATCTATAACATGcttaatcaaatttgaattatacGTATCCGCATTATCAATTGTAGCATAAGGCTCCTTTGAGTCTCCCCTCGAAGGCCACCCAGTCTCGGAAACAAGAACGACCACATCAGTAACATTGAGATTCTTCATAGAAAAATACACAGAATCAAGCATGGCATCAAACACATTGGTGTAGTGCAGCAATGTGTTAGGATCAACCATTTCTTCGGAGGGTGTTAATGGCTTGAAAAGGGAATTATGTAAAGGAACAACCCCTTTATTCTGCATAAACACATAGTAAGGATACAAATTCATCATCAAAGGTGACTGTGTCCTGGACAAGAACTGCAGCAACTGGGTAATAACAGGGCCCAAGCTCTGATTAAAATAGGCCTGGGAAGGTGGGAAGGGGTCAATAATTATGGAAGCAGAATTGGGAGTTGAAATCTTGATTTGGGTATGCAGATTTGCAGCCACAAGAGCACTGTAGAGTGACTCAATTGCTGGCATGAGCAAAGGTGTTGAACTGGGAACGGTCGTGAAGATTTCATCCCCAACTGCCACGCCGGTGATCAGAGTTTCAGGGTAGTACGCTCCTACATTGCGGCCAATCCAGGTGGCGGCAGTGGCGTTGGAGGAGCCAATGGCAAGAAGCTGGTTATTGGGCAGACTGACAATGACCCTAATCTTGGTATTAGCAAGCGCCTTGAGGATTTCGGCGTCGGCATCATAGAGCCTGACATGAGTAATCTTTTGCGACTGCAAAAATGCCACTAAATCTGTAGCCGATAGCAAATTTGACACATCTGTGCCGATGTTAACTCCTATATACGGTTCATCTTTGCTTTGCTGCGCATTAATTTCTGCGCACAGGACAAAAAAATACGCATCCATGAGCTTTATTTATGTACAATATAACGAAAGAAAATAAGTCTCTTGCATTGAACTTTGAATCAAAAAATCATCTTACCTGAGAAAAGTAGAAAAAGTTGAATGCTCAGAAGAACAAAGAAGAAGAACAACTTAGGATTTTccattaaaaatgatttcttgaTTCATCTTCTGGTTCTGTACCAGCCAAGACCAACGGCATTTAGTTTGCAAATTTCTACAGATTTGAAATTTctataaactaaaaataaagcATGGTAGTTTTGAGTTGGCAAACTATACGGCTCAAAGcataaaatagaataaaaagCATTGATGAGAATTGGTGGAAGAAAGTGACTTTAGTATTGAGTAGGCT includes:
- the LOC140984330 gene encoding glucan endo-1,3-beta-glucosidase 1-like, with the translated sequence MENPKLFFFFVLLSIQLFLLFSEINAQQSKDEPYIGVNIGTDVSNLLSATDLVAFLQSQKITHVRLYDADAEILKALANTKIRVIVSLPNNQLLAIGSSNATAATWIGRNVGAYYPETLITGVAVGDEIFTTVPSSTPLLMPAIESLYSALVAANLHTQIKISTPNSASIIIDPFPPSQAYFNQSLGPVITQLLQFLSRTQSPLMMNLYPYYVFMQNKGVVPLHNSLFKPLTPSEEMVDPNTLLHYTNVFDAMLDSVYFSMKNLNVTDVVVLVSETGWPSRGDSKEPYATIDNADTYNSNLIKHVIDRSGTPLHPEISSSVYIYELFNEDLRSPPVSEASWGLFYANATPVYLLHVSGSGTFLANDTTNQTYCIATDGLDVKTLQTALDWSCGLGRANCSEIQPGESCYQPNNVKNHASYAFDSYYQKEGKSPGSCDFKGAATITTTDPSHGNCIFPGSKMISNKTNQVVNSTQASSGNGVRFIGFHFKILHLIWGFTSYLFYYSFVS